In one Chitinophaga sancti genomic region, the following are encoded:
- a CDS encoding HU domain-containing protein: MIESHFTKEYFILTLVLQQYIQDTLFRKEPCILPKTGIFLVQHIPARYNVTTKTLEPPQEVIRFEDTWGDEEQLVKWISQREHLVDNIARMKMEKYVAEVHALLKSGQTFAVPGVGQLKMDVAGQITFIAEYLPIELETLMVQPVIRTDVSHRVTIGDKEFVNNQVVNHLSASSENAKPNAEYTANTDYPPYPEERGSSFRWWWVAVPVAAVLAAGLVWWLIASQQGNNQEPVISADRSAPVVADTTRVQDSTTRSDSSLQQAAASAPTPTDKTYYVVVGEYHNLKDATKKLNFHHKNGRGYVTLQADAIDTSLYRLLVPVTAPLADTTKANDSIQKFFGVPKRRIVF; this comes from the coding sequence TTGATAGAGAGTCATTTTACTAAGGAATATTTTATATTAACATTGGTACTACAGCAATATATACAGGACACTTTGTTCCGGAAGGAACCTTGTATTCTCCCCAAAACAGGCATCTTTTTGGTGCAACATATTCCAGCGCGCTATAATGTAACAACCAAAACTCTGGAACCTCCACAGGAGGTGATCCGGTTTGAGGATACATGGGGAGATGAAGAGCAACTGGTGAAATGGATTTCCCAGAGAGAGCACCTGGTGGATAACATTGCCCGGATGAAGATGGAGAAATATGTAGCGGAGGTGCATGCACTGCTGAAATCGGGTCAGACCTTTGCCGTTCCGGGCGTAGGACAGCTGAAAATGGATGTAGCGGGGCAGATTACCTTTATTGCAGAATACCTGCCTATTGAGCTGGAAACCCTGATGGTACAGCCTGTGATCAGAACAGACGTCAGCCACCGTGTGACCATTGGTGACAAGGAGTTTGTGAATAACCAGGTGGTGAATCATTTGTCTGCTTCATCAGAAAATGCAAAGCCCAATGCTGAGTATACGGCTAACACAGATTATCCTCCTTATCCGGAGGAGCGGGGTTCTTCCTTCCGCTGGTGGTGGGTGGCAGTACCTGTAGCGGCTGTGCTGGCAGCAGGTTTGGTATGGTGGCTGATAGCTAGTCAGCAGGGCAATAACCAGGAACCTGTGATCTCTGCAGACAGGAGTGCGCCTGTGGTAGCAGATACTACGCGCGTGCAGGATTCCACTACCCGTTCAGACAGCAGTCTGCAACAGGCAGCGGCATCTGCTCCTACGCCGACTGATAAAACCTATTATGTGGTGGTTGGTGAATATCACAACCTGAAGGATGCGACCAAAAAACTGAACTTTCATCATAAAAATGGCAGGGGTTACGTAACATTGCAAGCTGATGCCATTGATACGAGCCTTTACCGATTGTTAGTTCCGGTCACAGCCCCACTGGCTGATACGACTAAAGCAAACGACTCTATCCAGAAATTCTTTGGGGTACCTAAACGTCGTATTGTTTTCTAG
- a CDS encoding TonB-dependent receptor, with translation MNAYIKHIQRVLTVTGAVMLAQQGIAQDKNLKQETIDIISNYRPKLRDAAKLNLTATLPASDTTRPKYQYKVPALNLSFLYQPVPLKPLALGKDTLATLQNNFIKAGYGNLSTPLIQAGFGSGRQDKYNFGIYGNYTSSKGSIKNQDYSTLNVLASGTYFSPILEINGSVGYDRNQLHYYGYDHAAYDYSKSDVKQAFNQFTAQVGVKNRPQNDWAFMFQPSAKFIYYSDAYNRKEPTVILKAPVSKQLFEDIFLRVEGLFDLSSFKAKDSAQFNNNVVAIHPALEIIKPRFVLHAGVNPTWTNSKFYLLPDIVNESHLIYKKVILSSGWISYINKNSYRNMTNTNPFFASYGSGILNTRVEEKYTGIKGTLGSHFNYNTKFAAVTWYNMPLFVNDSLDGKTFYSRNEAELRAFNLHAEVGYIQEEKFQLRFTVDWFNYNKQKTEVKPWGLVPFQTEAFAQYTFARKLHLNANAFFLGSSYYLANGDFRKTKSGWDLNAGASYDINKNFNLWLNTNNIFNTRYQRWYGYNTYGFNVVGGVMVKF, from the coding sequence ATGAACGCATATATCAAACATATTCAACGGGTTTTAACAGTTACAGGGGCAGTAATGCTGGCACAGCAGGGTATTGCCCAGGACAAAAACCTGAAACAGGAAACGATTGATATCATCTCAAACTACCGCCCGAAACTGCGGGATGCGGCTAAACTGAACCTGACAGCGACCCTGCCGGCTTCTGATACCACGCGTCCTAAATACCAGTACAAGGTACCTGCACTGAACCTTTCCTTCCTCTATCAGCCAGTGCCCCTGAAACCACTGGCCCTGGGCAAGGATACACTGGCAACCCTGCAGAACAACTTTATCAAAGCAGGTTATGGTAACCTGAGTACACCGCTCATCCAGGCAGGCTTTGGTAGCGGCAGACAGGATAAATACAATTTCGGGATCTATGGTAATTACACTTCCTCCAAAGGGAGCATCAAGAACCAGGATTACAGTACACTCAACGTGCTGGCATCCGGTACTTACTTCTCCCCTATCCTGGAGATCAATGGTAGTGTAGGTTATGATCGCAACCAGTTACATTATTATGGCTATGACCACGCAGCATACGACTACAGTAAGAGCGATGTAAAGCAGGCCTTCAACCAGTTCACCGCACAGGTGGGTGTGAAGAACAGGCCACAGAATGACTGGGCATTTATGTTCCAGCCTTCTGCAAAATTCATTTACTACAGCGATGCCTACAACCGTAAGGAACCTACTGTGATCCTGAAGGCACCGGTGAGCAAGCAACTGTTCGAAGACATCTTCCTGCGTGTGGAAGGACTCTTTGACCTCTCTTCTTTCAAAGCAAAGGATAGTGCACAGTTCAACAATAATGTAGTTGCTATTCATCCTGCACTGGAGATCATCAAACCAAGGTTTGTACTGCATGCGGGTGTGAACCCAACCTGGACCAACAGCAAGTTCTACCTGCTGCCAGACATTGTGAACGAATCACACCTCATCTACAAGAAAGTCATCCTGAGCAGTGGCTGGATCTCTTATATCAATAAGAACAGCTACCGCAACATGACCAATACGAATCCGTTCTTTGCCAGCTATGGCAGCGGTATCCTGAATACCCGTGTGGAAGAGAAATACACAGGTATCAAAGGAACCCTGGGTAGCCATTTCAACTACAACACCAAGTTTGCAGCAGTGACCTGGTACAACATGCCACTGTTTGTAAATGATAGCCTGGACGGTAAGACTTTCTACTCCAGGAACGAAGCAGAACTGCGTGCTTTCAACCTGCATGCGGAAGTAGGTTATATCCAGGAAGAGAAGTTCCAGCTGCGCTTTACAGTAGACTGGTTTAACTATAATAAACAGAAGACTGAGGTGAAACCGTGGGGCCTGGTGCCATTCCAGACCGAAGCGTTTGCACAATATACTTTTGCCAGAAAACTGCACCTGAATGCAAATGCATTTTTCCTGGGCAGCAGCTATTACCTGGCAAACGGGGACTTCCGGAAGACGAAGAGTGGCTGGGATCTGAATGCGGGCGCCAGCTATGACATTAACAAGAACTTCAACCTGTGGTTGAACACCAATAATATCTTCAATACCCGCTATCAGCGCTGGTATGGTTACAACACCTACGGTTTCAACGTAGTAGGTGGTGTAATGGTTAAATTTTAA